GTCCATGATAGCAACATTTTCCAGCATGTTGTCAAAATTTATGTCTAAGTATGATTGTACTATTAATTAAAGAGTGGTTGTGATTGTGACTAAAAAAACAGGTGTGAAAGTGAACGGATTCAGCTGCAAAGAAGCGTCTAAGGTAAATGCTTCAGATTTCTTCTCCAACATATTAGGAAAAGCAGGATCCACCAACAACACCTTTGGGTCAATAGTGACAGGAGCCAATGTTGAGAAAGTCCCAGGATTGAACACACTTGGTGTGTCTCTGTCAAGAATTGACTATGCCCCAAATGGCATAAACCCTCCTCACACTCACCCTCGTGCCACTGAGATTGTCTTTGTGCTTGAAGGCCAACTAGACGTAGGCTTCATAACCACTTCCAATGTCCTCATATCAAAGACCATTAGCAAGGGTGACATATTTGTCTTTCCAAAAGGCTTACTTCACTTCCAACAGAACAATGCTAACGTCCCTGCTGCTGTCATTTCAGCCTTCAACAGCCAACTTCCAGGAACACAGTCCATTGCTACAACCTTGTTTTCTGCCACACCTTCACTTCCCGACCATGTCTTGACCAAGACCTTCCAGGTTGGTACCGGAGTCGTTCAGAAAATCAAGTCCAGGCTTGCACCTAAGAAGTAAAAACTGCTACATTGGTTCGGCTATCTTGTATCTTATTCATTCTTTCtgaaaaattcaaaaccatTATCGTATAATGTGAAGATAAATTGAAACTGCTTATTCTATAAAGATGATCGAGATAGCTAATAGTTTctctttctccattttctttatcatctctaattttaatcttttgttACCTTACATTTCGTGGTTGGAACAActcataaatttgtttaatagtttaaatttgaaagatattGCATTTCCGGTTATTAGTGTATAACATAATCTTCTATCTAAAACCTCAAAGTAACAGGTCTATGACTTCTTACGTTTAAATTGTTCCTTTGCTTTAagcttttctttctcctttttctttttctttacctttACTTATCCATCAGTTAATACGTAACCATATAATAGATAAATGGATACCACAAGAACTGGCCGAGTCTAATGACACCACAGATCATGTTATCCAATGCCACAAACCAAATCTTAAATTAGGCTTTCAATTTCTACAGATAGACTATTTTAATATGTAGAATTTTAGAAATCTTTTATCATTTGTAAAAAGGTTTATTTTAGTATAGgtaatggtaaa
This genomic interval from Vigna radiata var. radiata cultivar VC1973A chromosome 8, Vradiata_ver6, whole genome shotgun sequence contains the following:
- the LOC106771060 gene encoding rhicadhesin receptor, with the translated sequence MANHTMKLLNLLLLLATTVSSDPDLLQDLCVADLASGVKVNGFSCKEASKVNASDFFSNILGKAGSTNNTFGSIVTGANVEKVPGLNTLGVSLSRIDYAPNGINPPHTHPRATEIVFVLEGQLDVGFITTSNVLISKTISKGDIFVFPKGLLHFQQNNANVPAAVISAFNSQLPGTQSIATTLFSATPSLPDHVLTKTFQVGTGVVQKIKSRLAPKK